The Chloroflexota bacterium region CGCGATCGCGTTGGTCGGATGGTGGAGGCCCTCGAGGTGATGCAACTGCTCTGGCGTGAGGAGGGCCCGGTCACGTACGAGGGCCGCCACTTCCAGCTAAGCGACTCCCCGACTGGGCTCCGGCCCGTCCGGCAGCCCGCGCCGCCGGTGTGGATCGCCGCGAGCAGCGATGCCGCCGTCGCTCGCACTGGACGCCTCGGCTACCCGTGGCTCATCAACCACGCCGACTACGCCACCATCGCGCGGCAGGTGGCCCTCTACCGGGACGCGCGGGGCGAGGCGGGGCATCCCGACGCAACGGACCTCCCCATCCTGCGGGAATTCTTCGTGGCGGAGACGGCGGAGGAGGCTGTCCGAATTGCGCAGCCCTACGTTACCGGCAAGTACGACACGTACGCGCAGTGGGGGCAGGACCAGGCTCTGGAGGGTGAGCGCTCATTCGCCTCGGAGTTCGCAGCGCTGGCGCAGGACAGGTTCATCGTCGGCGACGTCGAGCAGGTCGTCGCGGACCTCAAGCGCTACGAGGCGCTCGGCGTCACGCACATCGGTCTGCGTATGCGCTGGGCGGGCATGCCGACGGAGCCGACGGCCAAGGCGATGCGGCTGACGGCGGAGCGGGTGTTTCCTCATTTCCAGTAGGCGTGCCCGCCTCTACTTGCCTCTGACGCTGTGGTGTACAATCCCCTCGAAAGCGCGCCTACGCGCACGGAGGCCGACGACATGCTGACGCAGTTTGAGAACGACACTCTCGCACAGGTTGGGCCCGGCACGACGATGGGCAACCTGTTCCGCCGCTACTGGATGCCCGCGCTTCTGTCGTGGGAGCTGCCTGAGGCCGACTGCCCGCCCGTGCGCCTGCGACTGCTGGGCGAGGACCTCATCGCGTTCCGCGACACGACCGGTGCCGTCGGCATCGTCGACAACTACTGCCCGCACCGGAGGGCGAGCCTCTTCTTCGGGCGCAACGAAGAGGCCGGCATCCGCTGCGTCTACCACGGCTGGAAGTTCGACGTGAACGGCGACTGCGTCGACATGCCCTCTGAGCCCGCCGA contains the following coding sequences:
- a CDS encoding LLM class flavin-dependent oxidoreductase, yielding MKFGLSLTGMLQQPAGTDMTGAVEEALSLVALARDLGFSWLYAGQHFLSHPYQMLQPLPVLARLTAEAPGLDVVTTAVLPLHHPVQVAEQVATLDVITGGHAVLATALGYRDEENAAFGVPRRDRVGRMVEALEVMQLLWREEGPVTYEGRHFQLSDSPTGLRPVRQPAPPVWIAASSDAAVARTGRLGYPWLINHADYATIARQVALYRDARGEAGHPDATDLPILREFFVAETAEEAVRIAQPYVTGKYDTYAQWGQDQALEGERSFASEFAALAQDRFIVGDVEQVVADLKRYEALGVTHIGLRMRWAGMPTEPTAKAMRLTAERVFPHFQ
- a CDS encoding Rieske 2Fe-2S domain-containing protein, whose product is MLTQFENDTLAQVGPGTTMGNLFRRYWMPALLSWELPEADCPPVRLRLLGEDLIAFRDTTGAVGIVDNYCPHRRASLFFGRNEEAGIRCVYHGWKFDVNGDCVDMPSEPA